A single window of Melospiza georgiana isolate bMelGeo1 chromosome 19, bMelGeo1.pri, whole genome shotgun sequence DNA harbors:
- the MED13 gene encoding mediator of RNA polymerase II transcription subunit 13, which produces MSSCFVPNGASLEDCHSNLFCLADLTGIKWKRYVWQGPTSAPILFPVTEEDPILSSFSRCLKADVLSVWRRDQRPGRRELWIFWWGDDPNFADLIHHDLSEEEDGVWENGLSYECRTLLFKAVHNLLERCLMNRNFVRIGRWFVKPYEKDEKPINKSEHLSCSFTFFLHGDSNVCTSVEISQHQPVYLLSEEHLTLAQQSNSPFQVILSPFGLNGTLTGQSFKLSDSSTKKLIGEWKQFYPVTSNLKEGSEEKQEEMDWEDDSLAAVEVLVAGVRMVYPACFVLVPQTDIPAPSSGGAPHCSTACLGVHQVPASTRDPAMSSVTLTPPTSPEEVQTVDAQSAQKWVKFSSVSDGFISDSTSHHGGKIPRKLANQVVDRVWQECNMNRAQNKRKYSATSNGLCEEETADKVASWDFVEATQRTNCNCSRHKNLKPRNSGQQGQAPPVGPQQPAAPKHKTNEKQDKGDKPQKRPLTPFHHRVSISDDVAMEAESASQRLVMAAPDSQVRFAAIRSAEGAKAAPLHGAELGSSPQPPPLSPHPCDGPDEGVPKAPSTPQSQHFYQMPTPEPLVPAKAMEDRLDGLAQPFPAAFPEVIEPTVYVGTAVGLEEDEADTTWKYYKVPKKKDVEFLPPQLPNDKLRDDPVIPAGQENVTSVTELMVQCRKPLKVSDELVQQYQSKNQYLTAVATEADQEPEIDPYAFVDGDVEFLFPDSKKDRQNMEREVGKKHKAEDGTSSVTVLSHEGEDAMSLFSPSVKQDAQRLAAHARTASTSLFHETDLVVSYTDLDNLFNSDEDELTPGSKRTVNGTDDKSNCKEAKTGNLDPLSCISTADLHKMYPTPPSLEQHIMGFSPMNMNNKEYGSMDTTLGGTVLEGNSSTVGAQFRIEVDEGFCSPKPAEIKDYSYVYKPENCQALVGCSMFAPLKTLPSQCLPPIKLPEECIYRQSWTVGKLDLLPPGPAMPFIKDGDGSTMDQEYGPAYTPQTHTPFGMPPSSAPPSNGGAGILPSPSTPRFPTPRTPRTPRTPRGAGGPASAQGSVKYENSDLYSPASTPSTCRPLNSVEPATVPSIPEAHSLYVNLILSESVMNLFKDCNFDSCCICVCNMNIKGADVGVYIPDPTQEAQYRCTCGFSAVMNRKFGNSSGLFLEDELDILGRNTECGKEAEKRFEALRATSIEHGSGGLKEPEKLPDDLILLLQDQCTNLFSPFGAADQDSVAKVGAVSNVVRVEERDCCNDCYLALEHGRQFMDNMSGGKVDEALVKTTCLHHWSKRNVVDVSMQCSQDILRMLLSLQPVLQDAIQKKRTVRSWGVQGPLTWQQFHKMAGRGSYGTDESPEPLPIPTFLLGYDYDFLVLSPFALPYWERLMLEPYGSQRDVAYVVVCPENEALLNGAKSFFRDLTAIYESCRLGQHRPICKLLPDGIMRVGPTASKKLSEKLVTEWFSQTANANNDAFSKLKLYAQVCRYELGPYLASQPLDNSLLSQTNLVPASSQAGSALPPVTAPAANPNTPSSAPTAPSSSTIPVTSSSAMSSAATTANSTLTTTAPSSSSASLASGIPTSKPSSFPPFSNMNSTTPASLPAQAAPVPNGQTGGQQQQPTLQPAGMSGDTAAAPAQPHPEVSESTMDRDKVGVPTDGDSHAITYPPAIVVYIIDPFTYEKKDENSSSSSLWTLGLLRCFLEMVQVLPPHIKNIISVQIVPCQYLLQPVKHEDRQIYTQHLKSLAFSAFTQCRRPLPTSTNVKTLTGFGPGLAMETALRSPDRPECIRLYTPPFILAPVKDKQTELGETFGEAGQKYNVLFVGYCLSHDQRWLLASCTDLYGEQLETCIINIDVPNRARRKKGSARRLGLQKLWEWCLGLVQMSSLPWRVVIGRLGRIGHGELKDWSCLLSRRNLQSLSKRLKDMCRMCGISAADSPSILSACLVAMEPQGSFIIMPDSVSTGSVFGRSTTLNMQTSQLNTPQDTSCTHILVFPTSASVQVASSTYTTENLDLAFNTNNDGADGMGIFDLLDTGDDLDPDIINILPASPGGSPVHSPGSHYPHGGDMGKGQGTDRLLSTESHDEVTNILQQPLALGYFVSTAKAGPLPDWFWSACPQAQNQCPLFLKASLHLHVPSVQSDELLHSKHSHPLDSNQTSDVLRFVLEQYNALSWLTCDPATQDRRSCLPIHFVVLNQLYNFIMNML; this is translated from the exons aggaggaggatggggtgTGGGAGAACGGGCTGTCCTACGAGTGCCGCACGCTGCTCTTCAAGGCCGTGCACAACCTGCTGGAGCGCTGCCTCATGAACCGGAACTTCGTGCGCATCGGCCGCTGGTTCGTCAAGCCCTACGAGAAGGATGAGAAACCCATCAACAAGAG TGAGCACTTGTCCTGCTCGTTCACCTTCTTCCTGCACGGGGACAGCAACGTGTGCACGAGCGTGGAGATCAGCCAGCACCAGCCCGTGTACCTGCTCAGCGAGGAGCACCTCACCCTGGCCCAGCAGTCCAACAGCCCCTTCCAAG TTATCCTGAGCCCCTTTGGCTTGAATGGCACACTCACAGGGCAGTCCTTCAAGCTTTCTGATTCATCCACAAAGAAGCTGATTGGGGAGTGGAAGCAATTCTACCCTGTCACATCCAACTTGAAGGAGGGATCTGAGGagaaacaagaagaaatggACTGGGAGGATGATTCTTTAGCTGCTGTTGAAGTCCTTGTTG CTGGAGTGAGGATGGTGTACCCGGCGTGCTTCGTGCTGGTCCCTCAGACTgacatccctgctcccagctctgggggggCTCCCCActgctccactgcctgcctgggggTCCACCAAGTGCCTGCTTCCACCAGAGACCCTGCCATGTCCTCCGTCACCCTGACGCCACCCACGTCCCCAGAGGAGGTTCAGACAG TTGATGCTCAGTCTGCCCAGAAATGGGTGAAGTTTTCCTCAGTTTCAGATGGATTTATCTCAGACAGTACCAGCCATCACGGTGGCAAAATCCCCAGAAAACTGGCCAACCAAGTGGTGGACAGAGTCTGGCAAGAGTGCAACATGAACAGAGCACAGAACAA GAGGAAATATTCTGCTACATCAAATGGCCTGTGTGAGGAGGAGACAGCTGACAAGGTGGCATCCTGGGATTTTGTTGAAGCCACGCAGAGGACAAATTGCAATTGTTCAAG GCACAAAAATCTCAAACCAAGAAATTCAGGTCAACAGGGGCAGGCCCCACCTGTGGGCCCCCAGCAGCCGGCGGCTCCGAAGCACAAGACAAATGAGAAGCAAGACAAAGGGGATAAGCCACAGAAACGCCCTTTGACTCCTTTTCATCATCGTGTATCTATCAGTGATGATGTTGCCATGGAGGCAGAGTCAGCGAGTCAGAGGCTGGTGATGGCTGCCCCCGACAGCCAAGTGAGGTTTGCCGCCATCCGAAGCGCCGAGGGCGCGAAGGCGGCGCCGCTGCACGGGGCCGAGCTGGGCAGCTCCCCCCAGCCGCCCCCCCTCAGCCCCCACCCCTGCGACGGCCCCGACGAGGGCGTGCCCAAAGCCCCCTCCACGCCCCAGAGCCAACATTTCTACCAGATGCCAACTCCAGAGCCCTTGGTGCCCGCGAAAGCGATGGAggacaggctggatgggctGGCCCAGCCCTTCCCCGCCGCCTTCCCCGAGGTGATCGAGCCCACCGTGTACGTGGGCACTGCCGTCGGCCTGGAGGAGGATGAAGCTGACACCACTTGGAAGTATTATAAAGTTCCAAAGAAAAAGGATGTGGAGTTCTTACCGCCCCAGCTTCCAAATGATAAGTTGAGAGATGATCCAGTAATACCTGCTGGACAGGAAAATGTAACATCAGTTACAGA aTTAATGGTGCAATGTAGGAAACCTTTGAAGGTTTCAGATGAACTGGTGCAACAGTATCAGAGTAAAAACCAATATTTAACAGCTGTAGCAACGGAAGCTGACCAGGAACCTGAAATTGATCCTTATGCCTTTGTGGATGGAGACGTGGAATTCCTGTTTCCTGACAGTAAAAAGGACAGGCAGAACATGGAGAGGGAAGTGGGGAAGAAACACAAG GCTGAGGATGGGACATCCAGTGTTACAGTTCTATCCCATGAAGGAGAGGATGCAATGTCTCTGTTCAGTCCTTCTGTCAAGCAAG ATGCCCAGCGCTTGGCTGCCCACGCGCGCACGGCCTCCACCAGCCTGTTCCACGAGACAGACCTGGTGGTGTCCTACACTGACCTGGACAATCTCTTCAATTCTGATGAAGATGAACTCACA CCTGGATCTAAACGAACAGTGAACGGCACTGATGACAAATCCAACTGCAAAGAGGCAAAAACAGGAAATCTAGACCCACTCTCATGCATAA GTACTGCAGATCTCCACAAAATGTATCCAACTCCCCCTTCACTGGAACAACATATTATGGGGTTTTCTCCAATGAACATGAACAATAAGGAGTATGGCAGCATGGACACTACACTTGGAGGAACAGTGCTGGAAGGGAATAGCTCTACTGTGGGGGCTCAGTTCAGAATCGAGGTGGATGAGGGTTTCTGCAGCCCCAAACCTGCTGAAATCAAG GATTATTCCTATGTCTATAAACCTGAGAACTGTCAGGCTTTAGTGGGATGTTCCATGTTTGCACCACTGAAGACTCTTCCCAGCCAGTGTCTTCCTCCCATCAAGCTGCCAGAGGAATGCATTTACCGCCAGAGCTGGACTGTGGGAAAGCTGGATCTGcttcctccaggccctgccatgCCTTTCATCAAAGATGG CGATGGGAGCACCATGGACCAGGAGTACGGCCCTGCGTACACGCCGCAGACCCACACTCCGTTTGGGATGCCCCCCAGCAGCGCCCCTCCCAGCAATGGCGGGGCTGGGatcctcccctctccctccacCCCTCGCTTCCCCACGCCCAGGACACCAAGGACTCCCCGCACGCCCCGCGGAGCCGGCGGGCCCGCGAGCGCCCAGGGCTCGGTGAAATACGAGAACTCGGATTTGTACTCACCCGCCTCCACCCCCTCCACGTGCCGGCCCCTGAACTCGGTGGAGCCCGCGACGGTGCCTTCCATCCCCGAGGCACACAGCCTGTACGTGAACCTCATCCTCTCCGAGTCCGTCATGAACCTCTTCAAGGACTGCAACTTCGACAGCTGCTGCATTTGCGTTTGCAATATGAACATCAAAGGTGCTGACGTTGGAGTTTACATTCCTGATCCAACACAAGAGGCCCAGTATCGGTGTACCTGTGGTTTCAGTGCTGTTATGAATAGAAAATTTGGCAACAGTTCTGGGCTGTTTCTTGAAGATGAGCTGGATATTCTGGGGCGAAACACGGAGTGCGGCAAAGAAGCGGAAAAACGCTTTGAGGCTCTCAGAGCTACTTCCATTGAACACGGCAGTGGGGGGCTGAAAGAGCCCGAGAAACTGCCCGATGACTTGATACTGTTGCTGCAGGATCAATGCACCAACCTGTTCTCACCCTTTGGAGCAGCAGACCAAGACTCCGTGGCCAAAGTTGGTGCTGTCAGCAATGTGGTACGTGTAGAAGAAAGGGATTGTTGCAATGACTGCTACTTAGCCTTGGAACATGGACGCCAGTTCATGGACAATATGTCAGGAGGGAAAGTTGATGAAGCACTTGTGAAAACTACTTGCTTGCACCACTGGTCAAAAAGAAATG tggtGGATGTGAGCATGCAGTGCTCCCAGGACATCCTGCGCATGCTGCTCTCGCTGCAGCCCGTGCTGCAGGACGCCATCCAGAAGAAGCGCACGGTGCGGTCCTGGGGCGTGCAGGGACCCCTCACCTGGCAGCAGTTCCACAAaatggctgggagaggctccTACG GAACTGACGAGTCCCCAGAACCACTGCCAATCCCAACATTTTTGTTGGGATACGATTACGATTTCCTGGTGCTGTCTCCGTTTGCATTGCCCTACTGGGAGAGGCTGATGCTGGAGCCGTACGGCTCGCAGCGAGACGTGGCCTACGTCGTGGTGTGCCCAGAGAACGAGGCTCTGCTCAACGGGGCCAAAAGCTTCTTTAGGGATCTCACTGCAATATACGAG TCCTGCAGGCTTGGTCAGCACAGACCTATCTGTAAGTTACTGCCTGATGGGATCATGAGGGTTGGCCCTACAGCCTCCAAGAAGCTGTCAGAGAAGTTGGTCACAGAGTGGTTCTCCCAGACAGCCAATGCCAACAACGATGCGTTCTCCAAACTCAAACTCTACGCTCAAGTGTGCAGATACGAGCTGG GTCCTTATCTTGCTTCTCAGCCTTTGGACAATTCTCTACTTTCCCAAACCAACCTGgtccctgcctccagccaggcaggctctgctctgcccccagtgacagcccctgctgccaatCCCAACACTCCATCatcagctcccacagctcccagcagcagcaccatcccagtgacctccagcagtgccatgtCCTCTGCAGCCACCACAGCCAACTCCACCCTGACCACCActgccccctcctcctcctctgccagcctggccagtGGCATTCCAACGAGCAAGCCTTCCTCATTCCCACCCTTCAGCAATATGAACAGCACcactcctgcctccctgcccgCCCAGGCTGCGCCGGTCCCCAACGGGCAAACTGGGGGGCAGCAGCAACAGCCAACACTGCAACCAGCAGGGATGTCTGGAgacacagctgcagcacctgcacagccccatccagaggtTTCTGAAAG CACTATGGATCGTGATAAAGTCGGAGTCCCCACAGATGGAGATTCACATGCTATCACCTATCCACCTGCAATTGTAGTTTACATAATTGATCCTTTCACATATGAAAAAAAGGATGAGAACAGCAGCTCATCCAGTTTGTGGACACTTGGACTTCTGCGCTGCTTCCTGGAGATGGTTCAGGTTCTTCCTCCCCACATCAAGAACATCATTTCTGTGCAG ATTGTCCCATGTCAGtacctgctgcagcctgtgaagCACGAGGACCGGCAGATTTACACTCAGCATTTGAAATCTTTGGCATTTTCAGCTTTCACTCAGTGCCGGAGACCTCTCCCAACTTCCACCAACGTGAAAACCTTAACTGGCTTTGGGCCAGGGTTAGCCATGGAAACTGCTCTGAGGAGCCCTGAT AGACCTGAGTGTATTCGACTCTACACCCCTCCTTTTATACTGGCTCCAGTGAAGGACAAGCAAACAGAGCTGGGAGAAACCTTTGGAGAAGCTGGCCAGAAGTATAATGTGCTTTTTGTGGGCTACTGTTTGTCTCACGATCAGAGGTGGCTGCTTGCATCCTGTACAGACCTCTATGGAGAGCAGTTAGAAACTTGCATAATTAATATTGATGTACCAAACAG AGCTCGTAGGAAAAAGGGTTCTGCCCGCAGACTTGGTCTCCAGAAACTCTGGGAATGGTGCCTGGGACTGGTGCAGATGAGCTCTCTGCCATGGAGAGTTGTCATAGGCCGCTTGGGAAGAATAGGACATGGGGAATTAAAAG ACTGGAGCTGTTTGCTGAGCCGCCGGAACCTGCAGTCCCTGAGCAAGCGGCTGAAGGACATGTGCAGGATGTGTGGGATCTCTGCTGCAGACTCCCCCAGCATTCTCAGTGCTTGCTTGGTGGCCATGGAACCCCAGGGATCCTTCATTATTATGCCAG ATTCCGTGTCCACGGGCTCGGTGTTCGGGCGCAGCACCACTCTGAACATGCAAACATCCCAGCTGAACACGCCCCAGGACACGTCCTGCACCCACATCCTGGTGTTCCCCACCTCTGCCTCCGTGCAGGTGGCATCATCCACCTACACCACTGAGAACCTGGATCTGGCCTTTAACACAAACAATG atggAGCAGATGGAATGGGAATCTTTGACTTGTTAGACACTGGAGATGATCTTGATCCTGATATTATAAATATTCTTCCTGCATCTCCTGGTGGATCCCCTGTGCATTCTCCAGGGTCCCACTACCCCCATGGAGGTGATATGGGCAAG GGTCAAGGCACAGATCGATTGCTTTCCACAGAATCTCACGATGAAGTAACAAAtatcctgcagcagccactggcCCTCGGTTATTTTGTGTCAACTGCCAAAGCAGGTCCATTGCCTGACTGGTTTTGGTCAGCGTGTCCTCAAGCACAAAATCAGTGTCCCTTGTTTCTTAAG GCCTCTTTGCACCTCCACGTGCCTTCAGTGCAATCAGACGAGCTACTCCACAGTAAACACTCCCATCCACTTGATTCTAATCAAACTTCTGATGTGCTCAG gtttGTTCTGGAACAGTACAATGCACTCTCCTGGCTAACCTGTGATCCTGCAACCCAGGACAGACGGTCATGTCTCCCAATTCATTTTGTGGTGCTGAATCAGTTGTATAACTTTATCATGAATATGCTGTGA